The following proteins come from a genomic window of Bacteroides sp.:
- a CDS encoding ABC transporter ATP-binding protein: MIEVRELSRSYGELRAVQAVSFDIGRGEIVGLLGHNGAGKTTIMKMLTGYLEPSSGRISIDGLDIAEQRREAQRRIGYLPENCPLYPEMRVLDYLDYQAALHGMPANRRDGAIRRAIDRTELGPKAT; the protein is encoded by the coding sequence ATGATCGAGGTTCGCGAGCTGAGTCGCAGCTATGGTGAGCTCAGGGCGGTCCAAGCGGTGTCGTTCGACATCGGCCGCGGCGAGATCGTCGGTCTGCTCGGCCACAACGGGGCCGGGAAGACCACCATCATGAAGATGCTGACCGGGTATCTGGAGCCGAGCAGCGGCCGGATCAGTATCGATGGCCTGGACATCGCCGAGCAGCGACGCGAAGCACAAAGGCGCATCGGCTACCTGCCGGAGAACTGTCCGCTCTATCCCGAGATGCGGGTGCTGGATTATCTGGATTACCAGGCGGCACTCCACGGGATGCCGGCCAACCGTCGCGACGGTGCCATCCGCCGGGCGATCGATCGGACAGAGCTGGGCCCCAAGGCCACG